A part of Vigna radiata var. radiata cultivar VC1973A chromosome 11, Vradiata_ver6, whole genome shotgun sequence genomic DNA contains:
- the LOC106777993 gene encoding pentatricopeptide repeat-containing protein At2g06000 isoform X1, with product MTFSLVTAFRASHYRTLTQVGLSEKRLIVTTTDSWFVKIVSTLFLCSTSFDDEILDYFHKHLTPSYVLEIIKRLNNPNLGFKFYQFTREKLSMSHSFWTYNMLLRSLCQANLHSSAKLLYDSMRSDGQLPDSRLLGFLVPSFALADRFDVSKELLAEALCNGNQVKVIVNNFLDILIKHNKLDDAICLFRELMRTHSCLETFTFNILMRGLCIAGEVDEAFKLLSDMKSFGCFPDIVTYNTLLNGLCRIDQVHRACGLLKEVCLKCEFAPNVVSYTTVISGYCRLSNMKEACSLFDEMIRSGIKPNVFTFTALIDGFVKAGDMVSALGIHKKMSLHGCPPNVVTLTSLINGYCRIGWVNHGLDLLHEMKARHVSANLYTFSVLISALCKSNRLQEAHNLLRLLKQSDIVPQSFVYNPVIDGYCKSGNIDEANAIVAEMEEKCKPDKLTFTILIIGHCMKGRTLEAIGIFYKMLEAGSTPDDITIRTLSSCLLKAGMPREASHINETIFEKQSTLLKKSYNESISSDKSIHVH from the coding sequence ATGACTTTCTCGCTTGTCACTGCTTTTCGAGCCTCCCATTATCGTACTCTTACTCAGGTAGGACTCTCTGAGAAAAGATTAATCGTAACAACAACTGATTCTTGGTTTGTCAAGATAGTTTCTACCCTCTTTCTATGCTCTACTTcttttgatgatgaaattttGGATTATTTCCATAAGCACCTAACTCCTTCTTATGTCTTAGAGATTATTAAAAGGCTTAACAATCCCAACTTAGGTTTCAAGTTCTATCAGTTCACTAGGGAAAAGTTGAGTATGTCTCATTCGTTTTGGACTTACAATATGCTTTTGAGGTCCCTTTGTCAAGCAAATCTCCACAGTTCAGCAAAATTGTTATATGATTCCATGAGGTCTGACGGGCAATTACCTGATTCTAGGCTTTTGGGATTTTTGGTTCCCTCTTTTGCACTGGCTGACAGGTTTGATGTTTCAAAGGAATTACTTGCTGAAGCTCTGTGCAATGGGAATCAAGTAAAGGTGATTGTTAATAACTTTTTGGACATATTGATAAAACACAATAAGTTAGATGATGCCATTTGTTTATTCAGAGAGCTTATGAGAACACATTCTTGTCTAGAAACCTTCACCTTCAACATTTTAATGCGGGGTTTATGCATAGCTGGAGAAGTTGACGAAGCTTTTAAGCTTCTCAGTGATATGAAAAGTTTTGGTTGTTTCCCCGATATAGTTACATATAACACTCTATTAAACGGCTTATGTAGAATAGATCAAGTTCATAGAGCATGCGGTTTACTGAAAGAAGTTTGTCTAAAATGTGAGTTTGCCCCTAATGTTGTTAGTTATACGACAGTGATATCAGGTTATTGCAGATTGAGTAACATGAAAGAGGCCTGCTCTCTTTTTGATGAAATGATTAGATCCGGAATAAAGCCTAATGTCTTTACCTTTACTGCTCTCATTGATGGCTTTGTTAAGGCAGGTGACATGGTTTCTGCACTAGGTATTCACAAGAAAATGTCTTTACATGGCTGTCCTCCAAATGTTGTTACTTTAACATCGTTAATTAATGGCTATTGCCGAATTGGATGGGTTAATCATGGCTTGGACTTGTTACATGAAATGAAAGCACGACATGTTTCTGCAAATTTGTATACTTTCTCGGTTCTTATTAGTGCTCTTTGTAAGAGCAATAGACTGCAAGAAGCACATAATCTTTTGAGATTATTGAAACAGAGTGACATTGTTCCACAGTCGTTTGTCTACAATCCTGTCATTGATGGATATTGCAAATCTGGGAACATTGATGAGGCTAATGCAATTGTGGCAGAGATGGAAGAGAAGTGCAAGCCTGATAAGTTGACATTTACCATTCTTATTATTGGGCATTGTATGAAAGGAAGAACACTTGAAGCAATTGGCATCTTCTACAAGATGCTGGAAGCTGGTTCTACTCCAGATGACATCACAATTAGAACTTTAAGTTCCTGTCTGTTGAAGGCTGGGATGCCTCGCGAGGCTTCCCACATTAATGAAACTATATTTGAGAAGCAGAGCACATTATTGAAAAAATCTTATAATGAAAGTATAAGTTCAGATAAGTCAATTCATGTTCATTAA
- the LOC106777993 gene encoding subtilisin-like protease SBT1.7 isoform X5, whose amino-acid sequence MCCFLWGWTGQTLECSLAKPQADQKSSGAANQQKSAILPTYPPHLGYGMIGGAIGAGYGATGLAQTRRLKDPISQIYSKLERSGLAVLLKAVYPDWSSSAIKSALMTTAYTHDNRVSAS is encoded by the exons ATGTGTTGTTTTCTTTGGGGATGGACAGGACAAACATTGGAGTGTTCACTAGCAAAGCCACAAGCAGATCAGAAGTCATCTGGGGCAGCTAATCAACAGAAGTCAGCTATCCTTCCCACTTATCCACCTCATCTTGGTTATGGTATGATTGGTGGTGCAATAGGTGCAGGATATGGTGCTACTGGCTTAGCGCAA ACAAGAAGACTGAAAGATCCCATATCACAAATATATTCTAAACTTGAG CGAAGTGGGTTGGCTGTGCTGTTGAAAGCAGTGTATCCAGATTGGAGTTCAAGTGCCATCAAATCTGCACTCATGACAACAGCTTATACCCACGACAACAGAGTCTCCGCTTCGTGA
- the LOC106777347 gene encoding elongation of fatty acids protein 3-like: protein MYTSPSGGTLGKATAVMRALNFYLSEHPVIVSFRWSHALWGSTWSFLFYSISLYVVLSIFVHLILAVLLRRGQRVPLGPLPALHSLSMSLISAIIFAGLLLSATSEIRETRWLWRRSKTPLEWLLCFPLGTRPSGRVFFWSYVFYLSRYVHMLSTVSVVLQRRKLVFFKLFYHAISTFMSFLWLEFSQSFQVLAILFTTLAFFVIYGYRFWTSVAATGARLPLVLNCQILLLGCNLVCHVGVLLLHFFTGGCNGIGAWVLNSVLNGAILMLFMRVYLGRKRKPNKNMGDYECAENKIALSCSVFCAGKEADSNKLKSG, encoded by the coding sequence ATGTACACGTCACCGTCCGGCGGTACCCTCGGTAAGGCCACGGCGGTGATGCGGGCCCTTAACTTCTACCTCTCCGAGCACCCCGTTATCGTGAGTTTCCGATGGAGCCACGCTCTATGGGGTTCAACCTGGTCCTTCCTCTTCTACTCTATCTCTCTCTACGTCGTTCTTTCCATTTTTGTCCACCTAATATTAGCGGTTCTTCTTCGCCGGGGTCAACGCGTTCCACTTGGGCCGTTACCGGCGCTTCATAGCCTCTCAATGTCCCTCATCTCAGCCATCATCTTCGCCGGCCTTCTGCTCTCAGCCACGTCGGAGATCAGAGAGACGCGGTGGCTCTGGCGGCGTTCCAAGACCCCTCTCGAGTGGCTACTCTGTTTTCCCCTCGGGACGCGCCCCTCCGGCCGTGTTTTCTTCTGGTCCTACGTTTTCTACCTGTCGCGTTACGTGCACATGTTGAGCACCGTGTCGGTCGTTCTACAACGCCGTAAGCTTGTTTTCTTCAAGCTGTTTTATCACGCGATTTCCACGTTCATGTCGTTCCTGTGGTTGGAGTTCTCGCAGTCGTTTCAAGTTCTCGCGATCCTTTTCACCACGCTGGCGTTTTTCGTCATTTACGGGTACCGGTTCTGGACCTCCGTGGCGGCGACGGGCGCGCGTTTGCCGCTGGTGCTGAACTGCCAGATTTTGCTGCTTGGGTGCAACTTGGTGTGCCACGTTGGGGTGCTTTTGCTGCATTTCTTCACAGGGGGGTGTAACGGGATTGGAGCGTGGGTCTTGAATTCCGTGCTAAACGGTGCTATTCTGATGCTGTTTATGAGAGTGTATTTAGGAAGGAAGAGGAAACCTAATAAGAATATGGGTGATTACGAATGTGCTGAGAATAAAATCGCTCTTTCTTGCTCTGTTTTTTGCGCTGGAAAGGAAGCAGATAGCAATAAATTGAAGTCCGGTTAA
- the LOC106777831 gene encoding NEDD8-conjugating enzyme Ubc12, whose translation MIKLFKVKEKQRELAENASGGPPVKKQSAGELRLHKDISELNLPQSCTIHFPNGKDDLMNFEVSIRPDDGYYVCGTFLFSFQVSPIYPHEAPKVKCKTKVYHPNIDLEGNVCLNILREDWKPVLNINTVIYGLYHLFTEPNYEDPLNHDAAAVLRENPRLFESNVRRAMSGGYVGQTFFPRCI comes from the exons ATGATTAAACTGTTTAAAGTAAAGGAAAAACAGAGAGAACTTGCAGAAAATGCAAGTGGTGGACCACCCGTTAAGAAGCAGAGTGCTGGCGAGTTGCGTCTTCACAaag ATATAAGTGAGCTGAATCTACCGCAATCTTGTACCATACATTTTCCCAACGGAAAAGATGACCTGATGAACTTCGAAGTTTCAATTCGACCCGATGATGGATATTACGT ATGTGgcacatttttgttttcctttcaaGTGTCTCCCATCTATCCACATGAAGCGCCAAAGGTTAAGTGCAAGACAAAG GTCTATCATCCAAATATTGACTTGGAAGGAAATGTTTGTCTAAACATCTTACGAGAAGATTGGAAACCTGTCCTTAATATAAACACTGTCATCTATGGCTTGTATCATCTCTTCACG GAACCAAATTACGAGGATCCACTGAATCACGATGCCGCTGCTGTGTTGAGAGAGAACCCAAGGTTGTTTGAATCTAATGTTAGGAGGGCGATGTCAGGAGGGTATGTGGGGCAAACCTTTTTCCCTCGTTGTATTTAG
- the LOC106777993 gene encoding pentatricopeptide repeat-containing protein At2g06000 isoform X3: MTFSLVTAFRASHYRTLTQVGLSEKRLIVTTTDSWFVKIVSTLFLCSTSFDDEILDYFHKHLTPSYVLEIIKRLNNPNLGFKFYQFTREKLSMSHSFWTYNMLLRSLCQANLHSSAKLLYDSMRSDGQLPDSRLLGFLVPSFALADRFDVSKELLAEALCNGNQVKSFVYNPVIDGYCKSGNIDEANAIVAEMEEKCKPDKLTFTILIIGHCMKGRTLEAIGIFYKMLEAGSTPDDITIRTLSSCLLKAGMPREASHINETIFEKQSTLLKKSYNESISSDKSIHVH, translated from the exons ATGACTTTCTCGCTTGTCACTGCTTTTCGAGCCTCCCATTATCGTACTCTTACTCAGGTAGGACTCTCTGAGAAAAGATTAATCGTAACAACAACTGATTCTTGGTTTGTCAAGATAGTTTCTACCCTCTTTCTATGCTCTACTTcttttgatgatgaaattttGGATTATTTCCATAAGCACCTAACTCCTTCTTATGTCTTAGAGATTATTAAAAGGCTTAACAATCCCAACTTAGGTTTCAAGTTCTATCAGTTCACTAGGGAAAAGTTGAGTATGTCTCATTCGTTTTGGACTTACAATATGCTTTTGAGGTCCCTTTGTCAAGCAAATCTCCACAGTTCAGCAAAATTGTTATATGATTCCATGAGGTCTGACGGGCAATTACCTGATTCTAGGCTTTTGGGATTTTTGGTTCCCTCTTTTGCACTGGCTGACAGGTTTGATGTTTCAAAGGAATTACTTGCTGAAGCTCTGTGCAATGGGAATCAAGTAAAG TCGTTTGTCTACAATCCTGTCATTGATGGATATTGCAAATCTGGGAACATTGATGAGGCTAATGCAATTGTGGCAGAGATGGAAGAGAAGTGCAAGCCTGATAAGTTGACATTTACCATTCTTATTATTGGGCATTGTATGAAAGGAAGAACACTTGAAGCAATTGGCATCTTCTACAAGATGCTGGAAGCTGGTTCTACTCCAGATGACATCACAATTAGAACTTTAAGTTCCTGTCTGTTGAAGGCTGGGATGCCTCGCGAGGCTTCCCACATTAATGAAACTATATTTGAGAAGCAGAGCACATTATTGAAAAAATCTTATAATGAAAGTATAAGTTCAGATAAGTCAATTCATGTTCATTAA
- the LOC106777993 gene encoding pentatricopeptide repeat-containing protein At2g06000 isoform X2: MRTHSCLETFTFNILMRGLCIAGEVDEAFKLLSDMKSFGCFPDIVTYNTLLNGLCRIDQVHRACGLLKEVCLKCEFAPNVVSYTTVISGYCRLSNMKEACSLFDEMIRSGIKPNVFTFTALIDGFVKAGDMVSALGIHKKMSLHGCPPNVVTLTSLINGYCRIGWVNHGLDLLHEMKARHVSANLYTFSVLISALCKSNRLQEAHNLLRLLKQSDIVPQSFVYNPVIDGYCKSGNIDEANAIVAEMEEKCKPDKLTFTILIIGHCMKGRTLEAIGIFYKMLEAGSTPDDITIRTLSSCLLKAGMPREASHINETIFEKQSTLLKKSYNESISSDKSIHVH; this comes from the coding sequence ATGAGAACACATTCTTGTCTAGAAACCTTCACCTTCAACATTTTAATGCGGGGTTTATGCATAGCTGGAGAAGTTGACGAAGCTTTTAAGCTTCTCAGTGATATGAAAAGTTTTGGTTGTTTCCCCGATATAGTTACATATAACACTCTATTAAACGGCTTATGTAGAATAGATCAAGTTCATAGAGCATGCGGTTTACTGAAAGAAGTTTGTCTAAAATGTGAGTTTGCCCCTAATGTTGTTAGTTATACGACAGTGATATCAGGTTATTGCAGATTGAGTAACATGAAAGAGGCCTGCTCTCTTTTTGATGAAATGATTAGATCCGGAATAAAGCCTAATGTCTTTACCTTTACTGCTCTCATTGATGGCTTTGTTAAGGCAGGTGACATGGTTTCTGCACTAGGTATTCACAAGAAAATGTCTTTACATGGCTGTCCTCCAAATGTTGTTACTTTAACATCGTTAATTAATGGCTATTGCCGAATTGGATGGGTTAATCATGGCTTGGACTTGTTACATGAAATGAAAGCACGACATGTTTCTGCAAATTTGTATACTTTCTCGGTTCTTATTAGTGCTCTTTGTAAGAGCAATAGACTGCAAGAAGCACATAATCTTTTGAGATTATTGAAACAGAGTGACATTGTTCCACAGTCGTTTGTCTACAATCCTGTCATTGATGGATATTGCAAATCTGGGAACATTGATGAGGCTAATGCAATTGTGGCAGAGATGGAAGAGAAGTGCAAGCCTGATAAGTTGACATTTACCATTCTTATTATTGGGCATTGTATGAAAGGAAGAACACTTGAAGCAATTGGCATCTTCTACAAGATGCTGGAAGCTGGTTCTACTCCAGATGACATCACAATTAGAACTTTAAGTTCCTGTCTGTTGAAGGCTGGGATGCCTCGCGAGGCTTCCCACATTAATGAAACTATATTTGAGAAGCAGAGCACATTATTGAAAAAATCTTATAATGAAAGTATAAGTTCAGATAAGTCAATTCATGTTCATTAA
- the LOC106776409 gene encoding UPF0496 protein At2g18630-like: MMGGQTSKIPSSSDVPTPIKMGSHSLYADDLSSYEAACVEDPNLQSLDATIQERTNKVITSLASGIEVRSISIESLGEVTGSLLDMNRDVAKVILECKQDILNKKDKELFSLVGEFFENSLQTLKFCNNLDKCLNRARERHVIVKSAITYFEEEVQNGVEGSTYLKTLQELRGFKEAGDPFTEEFYSLFQSVYQKQASMLKKLQIRKQKLDKKLKSLKTLKRVSNAIFVAAFVSVLIFSVVAAAIAAPPVVTALAGALAVPVGSVGKWCDSLFKRYETALKSQRDLISSMHAGSYITLVDLNNIRVLIDQLEIKIESMLQSADFALRNEEGVRFAIDEIKKNIDTFAETIEALSKQADECSRQIRRARSVVVKKFINYSG; encoded by the coding sequence ATGATGGGAGGTCAAACAAGTAAGATACCTAGTAGTAGTGATGTTCCAACGCCCATAAAAATGGGTAGCCATTCTCTCTATGCGGATGATTTAAGTTCTTATGAAGCGGCATGTGTTGAAGATCCAAACTTGCAATCCCTTGATGCTACCATTCAGGAGCGCACCAACAAGGTGATAACCTCTCTTGCCAGTGGGATTGAGGTTCGTTCCATATCCATCGAGTCACTGGGGGAAGTGACTGGTAGTTTGCTTGATATGAATCGGGATGTTGCCAAAGTCATTCTAGAATGCAAGCAAGATATATTGAATAAGAAGGACAAGGAGTTGTTCTCCTTGGTGGGGGAATTCTTTGAAAATAGCCTTCAGACATTGAAATTCTGCAATAATCTTGACAAATGCTTGAATCGAGCACGCGAAAGGCATGTTATAGTTAAGTCTGCAATTACCTATTTTGAGGAAGAGGTGCAAAATGGGGTTGAAGGGTCTACTTATTTGAAGACATTGCAAGAGCTTAGGGGTTTCAAGGAAGCTGGAGACCCTTTCACAGAAGAATTTTATTCCTTGTTTCAATCAGTTTATCAAAAGCAAGCATCAATGCTGAAGAAACTGCAGATCAGAAAGCAAAAGCTTGATAAGAAATTGAAGTCCCTCAAGACACTGAAGAGGGTCTCAAATGCTATTTTCGTTGCTGCTTTCGTGTCTGTATTGATTTTCTCAGTGGTGGCAGCTGCAATTGCTGCACCACCTGTTGTAACTGCTTTGGCTGGTGCTTTGGCTGTTCCGGTAGGCTCAGTGGGGAAATGGTGTGACTCACTTTTTAAGCGATATGAGACAGCTCTGAAGAGCCAAAGAGATTTAATCAGTTCTATGCACGCTGGTAGTTACATTACATTGGTAGACTTGAACAACATTCGGGTGCTCATTGACCAATTAGAAATAAAGATTGAATCCATGTTGCAGAGTGCTGATTTTGCTCTGAGAAATGAGGAAGGTGTAAGGTTTGCGATTGATGAGATTAAGAAGAATATAGACACTTTTGCAGAGACTATTGAGGCTTTGAGTAAGCAAGCTGACGAATGTAGTCGCCAGATAAGGAGAGCAAGGTCAGTGGTTGtgaaaaagtttattaattaCTCTGGTTGA
- the LOC106776544 gene encoding uncharacterized protein LOC106776544 encodes MRLSPTPRHNPFFQPNLRFSVSRSQTMKTRQIFGVSLSLILINLAAVMERADENLLPSVYKEVSEAFNAGPSDLGYLTFIRNFVQGLSSPLAGILVINYDRPTVLAMGTFCWALSTAAVGVCHNFLQVAFWRAINGFGLAIVIPALQSFIADSYRDGVRGTGFGLLSLIGNLGGIGGGVLATVMAGKQFWGIEGWRCAFVLMATSSALIGFLVLLYVVDPRKRFPSTRDASETSDRDDSIYKGNASAAPIWKDSWAATKAVIKVKTFQIIVLQGIIGSLPWTAMVFFTMWFELIGFDNNTSATLLGLFAIGCAMGSLIGGSIADQLSKVYPHSARTMCAQFSAFMGIPFSWILLRVIPQSVSSFLTFSVTLFMMGLTISWNGTAANAPMFAEVVPVKHRTMIYAFDRAFEVSFSSIAAPLVGILSEKMFGYNSKSVDPVKGSSAEALALSKGILSMMAVPFGLCCLCYTPLYYIFKQDRENARMLSVKEEEMM; translated from the exons ATGCGACTGAGTCCTACTCCAAGGCATAACCCTTTCTTCCAACCAAATCTCCGATTCTCAGTCTCTCGTTCTCAAACAATGAA aacaAGACAGATCTTTGGTGTCTCTCTCTCCCTCATTCTTATCAACCTTGCTGCTGTAATGGAGCGGGCGGATGAAAACCTTCTTCCATCTGTCTATAAAGAAGTTAGTGAAGCATTTAATGCCGGGCCATCTGACTTGGGTTACCTGACATTCATAAGAAACTTTGTTCAGGGACTGTCTTCTCCTTTGGCTGGTATACTCGTTATCAACTACGATCGCCCAACTGTTCTTGCTATGGGCACTTTCTGCTGGGCGTTATCTACAGCTGCTGTGGGTGTTTGCCACAATTTTCTGCAGGTTGCATTCTGGAGAGCAATAAACGGCTTTGGTTTGGCAATAGTGATTCCAGCACTCCAGTCTTTCATTGCTGATAGCTACAGGGATGGAGTGAGAGGAACTGGGTTTGGATTGCTGAGTCTCATTGGTAACTTAGGAGGCATAGGAGGTGGTGTTCTGGCTACTGTCATGGCTGGAAAACAGTTTTGGGGCATAGAAGGATGGCGATGTGCATTCGTTTTGATGGCAACTTCGAGTGCATTAATTGGATTTCTTGTTTTACTGTACGTTGTTGACCCAAGAAAAAGATTTCCTAGCACTCGAGATGCTAGTGAGACTTCAGACAG AGATGACTCTATCTATAAAGGCAATGCTAGTGCAGCACCAATCTGGAAGGACTCTTGGGCAGCCACGAAAGCTGTGATAAAGGTGAAAACATTTCAAATAATCGTCTTACAGGGCATTATTGGGTCACTGCCGTGGACTGCCATGGTGTTCTTCACAATGTGGTTCGAACTTATTG GTTTTGATAACAATACTTCGGCAACCCTCCTTGGCCTTTTTGCAATTGGATGTGCCATGGGATCTTTGATAGGTGGATCAATAGCTGATCAATTATCAAAAGTCTACCCTCATTCTGCTCGGACCATGTGCGCACAGTTCAGTGCCTTTATGGGCATTCCATTCTCATGGATTCTTCTCAGGGTGATTCCTCAGTCAGTAAGTAGTTTTCTTACCTTTTCTGTGACCCTCTTTATGATGGGTCTAACAATCAGCTGGAACGGTACGGCTGCAAATGCTCCTATGTTTGCTGAGGTAGTTCCTGTCAAGCACCGTACCATGATTTATGCATTTGATCGAGCTTTTGAAGTCTCGTTTTCTTCTATAGCCGCTCCGCTGGTGGGGATTCTTTCTGAGAAAATGTTTGGCTATAACTCAAAGTCCGTTGATCCCGTCAAAGGATCTTCAGCCGAGGCTCTTGCCTTGTCAAAGGGCATTCTTTCTATGATGGCTGTTCCATTTGGTTTGTGTTGTTTATGCTACACCCCtctatattacatatttaagcAGGACCGTGAAAATGCTAGAATGCTTTCTGTAAAAGAGGAGGAGATGATGTGA
- the LOC106777993 gene encoding uncharacterized protein LOC106777993 isoform X4, whose product MCCFLWGWTGQTLECSLAKPQADQKSSGAANQQKSAILPTYPPHLGYGMIGGAIGAGYGATGLAQTRRLKDPISQIYSKLEWVGCAVESSVSRLEFKCHQICTHDNSLYPRQQSLRFVMQREKKPSPQPGLVYDASTRDYIAFLCSLNYTSTILDSGLSIPTPIVQQNLMTSVLLIFNNS is encoded by the exons ATGTGTTGTTTTCTTTGGGGATGGACAGGACAAACATTGGAGTGTTCACTAGCAAAGCCACAAGCAGATCAGAAGTCATCTGGGGCAGCTAATCAACAGAAGTCAGCTATCCTTCCCACTTATCCACCTCATCTTGGTTATGGTATGATTGGTGGTGCAATAGGTGCAGGATATGGTGCTACTGGCTTAGCGCAA ACAAGAAGACTGAAAGATCCCATATCACAAATATATTCTAAACTTGAG TGGGTTGGCTGTGCTGTTGAAAGCAGTGTATCCAGATTGGAGTTCAAGTGCCATCAAATCTGCACTCATGACAACAGCTTATACCCACGACAACAGAGTCTCCGCTTCGTGATGCAACGGGAGAAGAAGCCTTCTCCACAACCTGGGCTGGTTTATGATGCCTCCACACGGGACTACATTGCGTTTTTGTGCTCCCTCAATTACACCTCGACAATCTTGGACTCGGGGTTAAGCATTCCGACACCAATTGttcaacaaaatttaatgaCCTCGGTACTTCTGATTTTCAACAACAGCTAG
- the LOC106777830 gene encoding geranylgeranyl pyrophosphate synthase 7, chloroplastic, translating to MVFPCVCLNSSMLSTPSPLFLAPPFRSLTLLPNPTKPPPPKLSSFHPLSVSAVPAKVDTAVRIPEIEDFDFKVYMLHKAHTVNQALDAAIALRDPEKIHKAMRYSLLAGGKRVRPILCIAACELVGGDHATAIPAACAVEMIHTMSLIHDDLPCMDNDDLRRGKPTNHKVFGEDVAVLAGDALLAFAFEHLAAATEGVSPARVVRAIGELAKSIGGDGLVAGQVVDLDSEGASNVGLERLEFIHVHKTAALLEAAVVLGAIVGGGSDEEIEKLRKFARCIGLLFQVVDDILDVTKSSEELGKTAGKDLVADKVTYPKLLGIQKSKEFAEKLLLEAKEQLFGFDPRKAAPLFALTNYIAYRQS from the coding sequence ATGGTTTTTCCCTGTGTCTGTCTCAATTCCTCCATGCTCAGCACACCTTCACCTCTCTTTCTCGCTCCTCCTTTCCGCAGTCTCACGCTGCTTCCCAATCCCACCAAACCACCACCGCCAAAACTCTCATCTTTTCACCCTCTCTCAGTCTCTGCTGTGCCCGCTAAGGTAGACACCGCTGTGAGAATACCGGAAATCGAAGATTTTGATTTCAAAGTCTACATGCTCCACAAGGCCCACACGGTGAACCAAGCCTTGGACGCAGCCATTGCGCTGCGCGACCCGGAGAAGATCCACAAAGCCATGCGCTACTCCCTCCTCGCCGGGGGCAAGAGGGTCCGCCCCATCCTCTGCATAGCTGCCTGCGAGCTCGTCGGTGGCGATCATGCCACTGCCATCCCAGCAGCCTGTGCTGTCGAGATGATCCATACCATGTCGCTCATCCATGACGATCTGCCCTGCATGGACAACGATGACCTCCGCCGCGGCAAGCCCACCAACCACAAGGTCTTTGGTGAGGATGTGGCGGTTCTTGCTGGTGATGCGCTGCTTGCGTTCGCGTTCGAACACTTGGCGGCAGCAACCGAGGGTGTGTCCCCGGCGCGCGTGGTTCGTGCGATTGGGGAGTTAGCGAAATCCATAGGAGGAGATGGTCTTGTGGCAGGACAGGTGGTGGATTTAGATTCGGAAGGAGCATCGAATGTGGGGCTGGAGAGGTTGGAATTCATTCATGTGCACAAAACGGCGGCGTTGCTGGAAGCTGCGGTTGTGTTAGGCGCAATAGTGGGAGGTGGGTCGGATGAGGAGATTGAGAAATTAAGGAAGTTCGCCAGGTGCATTGGATTGTTGTTTCAGGTGGTGGATGACATTCTGGATGTAACGAAGTCATCCGAGGAATTGGGGAAGACGGCGGGGAAGGATTTGGTGGCGGATAAGGTCACGTACCCTAAACTTTTAGGGATACAGAAGTCCAAAGAGTTTGCTGAGAAACTGTTGCTGGAAGCGAAGGAACAATTGTTTGGATTTGATCCCCGAAAGGCAGCTCCTTTATTTGCATTAACCAATTACATTGCTTACAGGcaaagttaa